Proteins encoded within one genomic window of Jiangella mangrovi:
- a CDS encoding type IV toxin-antitoxin system AbiEi family antitoxin domain-containing protein, protein MTDLDELAGAQQGMASRAQVLASGLTVEALRWAVRSGRWQRAHAGVYAMFSGPLPFEAQVWAALLRAGPGAVASHRTAAYLDGLCDEPGEVIHVTVPADRYVEPRIDGVRVHFAHRLARTRHPSKNPPRTRVEDTVLDLVDAASHPREAEGWVTAACQRRLTRPDRLAGALARRKKIRWRAMVEAMLDDVASGAQSPLELRHLRRVERAHGLPTGCRQRRVAGQRVSWIDVDYEQYRVRVELDGRLGHTGEGRFRDHHRDNDATVDGRATLRYGHADVFGNPCAVAAEQARVLTARGWTGTARRCRPGCPVRSHDHQGSVVP, encoded by the coding sequence GTGACCGATCTCGATGAGCTGGCCGGTGCCCAGCAGGGCATGGCGAGCCGCGCCCAGGTGCTCGCGTCCGGCCTGACGGTCGAGGCGCTGCGCTGGGCGGTGCGGTCCGGGCGGTGGCAGCGGGCGCACGCCGGTGTGTACGCGATGTTCTCCGGCCCGCTGCCGTTCGAGGCGCAGGTGTGGGCGGCGCTCCTGCGCGCCGGTCCGGGCGCCGTCGCCAGTCACCGCACGGCCGCCTACCTCGACGGGCTGTGCGACGAGCCCGGCGAGGTCATCCACGTGACCGTTCCCGCCGACCGGTACGTGGAGCCGCGCATCGACGGCGTGCGGGTCCACTTCGCGCACCGTCTCGCGCGGACCCGACACCCGTCGAAGAACCCGCCGCGCACCCGGGTCGAGGACACCGTCCTGGACCTCGTCGACGCGGCGTCGCACCCGCGCGAGGCAGAAGGCTGGGTGACGGCGGCCTGCCAGCGCCGCCTCACCAGGCCCGACCGGCTGGCCGGGGCGCTGGCGCGGCGGAAGAAGATCCGCTGGCGAGCCATGGTCGAGGCCATGCTCGACGACGTGGCGTCCGGGGCACAGTCGCCGCTGGAACTGCGGCACCTGCGCCGGGTCGAACGCGCCCACGGCCTGCCCACCGGCTGCCGCCAACGCCGCGTCGCCGGCCAGCGCGTCAGCTGGATCGACGTCGACTACGAGCAGTATCGGGTGCGGGTCGAGCTCGACGGCCGCCTCGGCCACACCGGCGAAGGACGCTTCCGCGACCACCACCGCGACAACGACGCCACCGTCGACGGCCGCGCCACGCTGCGCTACGGCCACGCCGACGTGTTCGGCAACCCCTGCGCCGTGGCCGCCGAACAGGCCCGCGTCCTCACCGCCCGCGGCTGGACCGGAACCGCCCGCAGGTGCAGGCCCGGCTGTCCCGTCCGGTCCCATGATCATCAAGGATCGGTGGTGCCCTGA
- a CDS encoding GNAT family N-acetyltransferase, whose amino-acid sequence MTVRERRPADVEPLAEVLVRLHAATGYPHVLPDDPEAWIAGPADLAAFVAVDVDGGSRVVGQVGIEPAAATDHGGAGSALRQAWSAAHGRPVEECATIGRLFVDPDRAGLGHGTALLTAAVGWIRAHDLAPCLDLFPMGPTATVQRWYESHGWVVAGTACPSWRRPGWPPLVAMIIKD is encoded by the coding sequence ATGACGGTGCGGGAGCGGCGACCGGCCGACGTGGAGCCGCTGGCCGAGGTGCTGGTCCGCCTGCACGCGGCGACGGGGTACCCGCACGTCCTGCCGGACGACCCCGAGGCCTGGATCGCCGGCCCCGCCGACCTGGCCGCCTTCGTCGCTGTCGACGTCGACGGGGGTAGTCGCGTGGTCGGCCAGGTCGGCATCGAGCCGGCCGCCGCCACCGACCACGGCGGCGCGGGCTCGGCCCTGCGGCAGGCCTGGAGCGCCGCCCACGGCCGGCCGGTCGAGGAATGCGCCACGATCGGCCGCCTGTTCGTCGACCCGGACCGGGCCGGACTGGGCCACGGAACCGCTCTTCTGACCGCCGCGGTCGGCTGGATCCGCGCCCACGACCTCGCGCCGTGCCTCGACCTCTTCCCCATGGGCCCGACCGCGACCGTCCAGCGCTGGTACGAGTCCCACGGCTGGGTCGTCGCCGGCACCGCCTGCCCATCCTGGCGCCGCCCCGGCTGGCCACCCCTCGTCGCCATGATCATCAAGGATTGA
- a CDS encoding VOC family protein, translating into MTDTFNAFEISPVPEPGPDAVAPEVYRGIYGMPMFVIVPTEDLAASVDFWTNGLGFIDLFTVPGGVTHLRRWAFQDVLLVPGPAASERPTMTVSFSCVESQLDGLVRSCEATLPGSTTGPEPTPWNSLELHVVTPERAHVVMTAARPWDPDSDLAANWRAVGIEAPPA; encoded by the coding sequence ATGACCGACACTTTCAACGCCTTCGAGATCAGTCCCGTCCCGGAACCGGGCCCCGACGCCGTCGCGCCGGAGGTCTATCGGGGTATCTACGGCATGCCGATGTTCGTCATCGTCCCGACGGAGGACCTGGCAGCGTCGGTGGACTTCTGGACGAACGGTCTGGGGTTCATCGACCTCTTCACGGTTCCTGGCGGCGTGACCCACCTGCGCCGCTGGGCCTTCCAGGACGTCCTGCTGGTGCCGGGCCCGGCGGCGTCCGAGCGGCCGACGATGACGGTGAGCTTCTCGTGCGTCGAGAGTCAGCTCGACGGCCTCGTGCGGTCCTGCGAGGCGACCCTGCCCGGGAGCACGACCGGACCGGAGCCGACGCCGTGGAACTCGCTCGAGCTGCACGTCGTCACGCCGGAGCGGGCCCACGTCGTCATGACGGCGGCCCGGCCGTGGGATCCGGACTCCGACCTGGCCGCGAACTGGCGGGCGGTCGGCATCGAGGCTCCCCCGGCGTGA
- a CDS encoding TipAS antibiotic-recognition domain-containing protein: MTSPGPDDERGDDGLTVAATAALVGVTVRTLHHWDAVGLVSPSGRTASGYRLYDAAAVARIHRVLVYRELGLPLERIAELLDEPSLSAAVPLRDQREQLVARIDRLRGMVDAVDRMIEAEEGGVLLTPEEQVALFGTDWRPEWAGQARERWGDTPQWRQFAERSATRTADDWREIAAGVTALYEDLAAAHRDGVAPGSPAANALAERHRASIGAYFDCTHAMHVALLRCQADDPEFVAHYEQFGAGLAGWLREVVDANAAAHGVDPATATWE, from the coding sequence GTGACCAGCCCGGGCCCCGACGACGAGCGTGGCGACGACGGACTCACCGTCGCCGCCACGGCGGCGCTGGTCGGCGTCACCGTCCGCACCCTGCACCACTGGGACGCCGTCGGGCTGGTCTCGCCGTCCGGCCGCACCGCGAGCGGCTACCGCCTGTACGACGCGGCCGCCGTCGCCCGGATCCACCGCGTGCTCGTGTACCGCGAGCTCGGCCTGCCGCTCGAGCGCATCGCCGAACTGCTCGACGAGCCGTCGCTCAGCGCGGCCGTGCCCCTGCGCGATCAGCGCGAGCAGCTGGTCGCCCGCATCGACCGGCTGCGCGGCATGGTCGACGCCGTCGACCGCATGATCGAGGCGGAAGAGGGCGGCGTGCTGCTGACCCCCGAGGAGCAGGTGGCGCTGTTCGGCACCGACTGGCGGCCGGAGTGGGCCGGCCAGGCGCGCGAGCGGTGGGGCGACACCCCGCAGTGGCGCCAGTTCGCCGAGCGCTCCGCGACCCGCACCGCCGACGACTGGCGCGAGATCGCGGCCGGCGTCACCGCCCTGTACGAGGACCTCGCCGCCGCACACCGCGACGGCGTGGCGCCGGGCAGCCCGGCCGCCAACGCTCTGGCCGAGCGGCACCGGGCCAGCATCGGCGCCTACTTCGACTGCACCCACGCCATGCACGTCGCTCTGCTGCGCTGCCAGGCCGACGACCCGGAGTTCGTCGCCCACTACGAGCAGTTCGGAGCCGGGCTCGCCGGCTGGCTACGCGAGGTGGTCGACGCCAACGCCGCCGCCCACGGCGTCGACCCCGCGACGGCGACCTGGGAGTGA
- a CDS encoding redoxin domain-containing protein, whose product MSARRQLPALDGAVAWIGSAPLRPADLHGHVVLVNFWTLTCINWLRTAPYVRAWARAYRDDGLVVVGVHTPEFSFEHDGDRVRRATARRSIEYPVAVDSDYRIWSAFDNHYWPALYFADTGGLVRDQHFGEGRYAWSERLLQKLLGVERELVTVAGEGDEAEADWDRLRTGETYLGSWRGERRADVPPERLRHQQWTLRGEWTVGGECVVLGAPGGSVAIRFHARDAHLVLSPGAGGGPVRFRVLLDGAAPGPSHGADVDADGNGIVDDGRMYQLVRVHDGVRERTVEVVFLDAGAEAYAFTFG is encoded by the coding sequence ATGTCCGCACGGCGGCAACTGCCCGCGCTCGACGGCGCGGTGGCGTGGATCGGCTCCGCGCCGCTGCGCCCCGCCGACCTGCACGGCCACGTGGTCCTGGTGAACTTCTGGACGCTGACCTGCATCAACTGGCTGCGCACGGCGCCCTACGTCCGCGCCTGGGCCCGGGCGTACCGCGACGACGGGCTGGTCGTGGTCGGCGTCCACACGCCGGAGTTCTCCTTCGAGCACGACGGCGACCGCGTGCGGCGGGCGACGGCGCGCCGGTCGATCGAGTACCCCGTCGCCGTCGACAGCGACTACCGGATCTGGTCCGCCTTCGACAACCACTACTGGCCGGCGCTCTACTTCGCCGACACGGGCGGGCTCGTCCGCGACCAGCACTTCGGCGAGGGCCGCTACGCGTGGTCGGAGCGGCTGCTGCAGAAGCTGCTCGGCGTGGAACGCGAGCTGGTCACCGTCGCGGGGGAGGGTGACGAGGCCGAGGCCGACTGGGACCGGCTGCGCACCGGTGAGACGTACCTCGGCTCGTGGCGCGGCGAGCGCCGGGCGGACGTGCCGCCCGAGCGGCTGCGCCACCAGCAGTGGACGCTGCGCGGTGAGTGGACCGTCGGCGGCGAGTGCGTCGTGCTCGGTGCGCCGGGCGGCAGCGTCGCCATCCGCTTCCACGCCCGCGACGCGCACCTGGTCCTGTCACCCGGTGCTGGCGGCGGTCCGGTGCGGTTCCGGGTCCTCCTCGACGGCGCCGCGCCCGGCCCGTCGCACGGCGCCGACGTCGACGCGGACGGGAACGGGATCGTCGACGACGGGCGCATGTACCAGCTCGTCCGCGTGCACGACGGCGTCCGCGAGCGCACCGTCGAGGTCGTCTTCCTCGACGCCGGCGCCGAGGCCTACGCGTTCACGTTCGGCTGA
- the helR gene encoding RNA polymerase recycling motor ATPase HelR has protein sequence MNPLTTSAFDLPGHLAHKADPALIAADDQHFARIRESLEETIAELDERLAAELKRPGGSGQEAMDRDLEVHRLTSRLRTLRRFGLDLCLGHMVTADHSEPVYVGRLGLTDRAGHRLLLDWRAPAAEPFFGATHANPMGLASRRRYRWTRGKVGDYWDEVFAADDFDGHAAALDDQSAFIASLGGTRSGRMRDVLGTIQADQDAIIRAGSRGALVVDGGPGTGKTVVALHRTAYLLYSDPRLGHRRGGVLFVGPHQPYLAYVADVLPSLGEEGVRTCTLRDLVPDGHKAAAEPDPVVARLKSSVDMVKAIEKAVRFYEEPPTEAMTVTTLWDDVRLSAEDWAEAFEAADPGMPHNEAREEIWSALVAILLDRQKEDVPEDRFAASLRQNRPLVTTFNRAWPVLEAADVVGDLWSVPAYLRLCAPWLGADEVKLLQRAEAQAWTVPDLPLLDAARLRLGDPETSRRRRRQEAEVAARRANMADVVDHLIETDDSEMALMSMLRGQDLQGALVDAAVLPDLDPDELAGPFAHVVVDEAQELTDAEWQMLLQRCPSRSFTIVGDRAQARHGFTETWQERLARIGLDRVEIAALSINYRTPEEVMTEAEPVIRAALPDANVPTSIRSTGVPVTHGPVSELRTILDTWLAAHVDGVACVIGDPAFAPTTRVRSLTPELAKGLEFDLVVLVDPEDFGTGIEGAVDRYVAMTRATQQLVVLTSS, from the coding sequence GTGAATCCCTTGACGACCAGCGCATTCGACCTTCCCGGCCACCTCGCCCACAAAGCCGACCCGGCCTTGATCGCCGCCGACGACCAGCATTTCGCCCGCATCCGCGAGAGCCTCGAAGAGACCATCGCCGAGCTCGACGAGCGGCTGGCCGCCGAGCTGAAGCGGCCCGGCGGCAGCGGCCAGGAGGCCATGGACCGCGACCTCGAGGTCCACCGGCTGACCAGCCGCCTGCGCACGCTGCGCCGGTTCGGGCTGGACCTCTGCCTCGGGCACATGGTCACCGCCGACCACTCCGAGCCCGTCTACGTCGGCCGCCTCGGCCTCACCGACCGCGCGGGCCACCGCCTGCTGCTCGACTGGCGTGCCCCGGCGGCCGAGCCGTTCTTCGGTGCGACGCACGCGAACCCCATGGGCCTGGCCAGCCGCCGCCGGTACCGCTGGACCCGCGGCAAGGTCGGCGACTACTGGGACGAGGTGTTCGCCGCCGACGACTTCGACGGGCACGCCGCGGCGCTCGACGACCAGTCGGCGTTCATCGCCAGCCTCGGCGGCACCCGGTCCGGGCGCATGCGCGACGTGCTGGGGACCATCCAGGCCGATCAGGACGCCATCATCCGCGCGGGCTCGCGCGGCGCCCTCGTCGTCGACGGCGGGCCGGGGACGGGGAAGACGGTCGTCGCGCTGCACCGCACGGCGTACCTGCTCTACTCCGACCCGCGGCTCGGGCACCGGCGCGGCGGGGTGCTGTTCGTCGGGCCGCACCAGCCGTACCTCGCCTACGTCGCCGACGTGCTGCCGAGCCTGGGCGAGGAGGGCGTGCGCACCTGCACCCTGCGCGACCTCGTCCCCGACGGCCACAAGGCGGCGGCCGAGCCGGACCCCGTCGTCGCCCGGCTGAAGTCGTCCGTCGACATGGTGAAGGCGATCGAGAAGGCGGTCCGGTTCTACGAGGAGCCGCCGACCGAGGCCATGACCGTCACCACCCTCTGGGACGACGTGCGGCTCAGCGCCGAGGACTGGGCCGAGGCGTTCGAGGCCGCCGACCCCGGCATGCCGCACAACGAGGCGCGCGAGGAGATCTGGTCAGCGCTGGTCGCGATCCTGCTGGACCGGCAGAAGGAGGACGTCCCCGAAGACCGGTTCGCGGCGTCGCTGCGGCAGAACCGGCCGCTGGTCACCACGTTCAACCGGGCCTGGCCGGTGCTCGAGGCGGCCGACGTCGTGGGCGACCTGTGGTCCGTGCCCGCCTACCTGCGTCTGTGCGCGCCGTGGCTCGGCGCAGACGAGGTGAAGCTGCTGCAGCGGGCCGAGGCGCAGGCGTGGACGGTGCCGGACCTGCCGCTGCTCGACGCCGCGCGGCTGCGGCTCGGCGACCCCGAGACCTCGCGGCGCCGGCGCCGGCAGGAGGCCGAGGTGGCCGCCCGCCGCGCGAACATGGCCGACGTCGTCGACCACCTCATCGAGACCGACGACTCCGAGATGGCGCTGATGTCGATGCTGCGCGGACAGGACCTGCAGGGCGCCCTGGTCGACGCCGCCGTGCTGCCCGACCTCGACCCCGACGAGCTCGCCGGCCCGTTCGCCCACGTCGTCGTCGACGAGGCCCAGGAGCTGACCGACGCCGAGTGGCAGATGCTGCTGCAGCGCTGCCCGTCGCGCAGCTTCACCATCGTCGGCGACCGCGCGCAGGCCCGCCACGGGTTCACCGAGACGTGGCAGGAGCGGCTCGCGCGGATCGGCCTCGACCGCGTCGAGATCGCCGCGCTGAGCATCAACTACCGCACGCCCGAAGAGGTCATGACCGAGGCCGAGCCGGTCATCCGGGCCGCCCTCCCGGACGCCAACGTGCCGACGTCCATCCGCAGCACCGGCGTCCCTGTCACGCACGGGCCGGTGTCGGAGCTGCGGACGATCCTCGACACCTGGCTCGCCGCCCACGTCGACGGCGTCGCCTGCGTCATCGGCGACCCGGCGTTCGCGCCGACGACCCGGGTCCGGTCGCTGACCCCGGAGCTGGCGAAGGGCCTCGAGTTCGACCTCGTCGTCCTCGTCGACCCCGAGGACTTCGGCACCGGCATCGAGGGCGCGGTCGACCGCTACGTGGCCATGACCCGCGCCACCCAGCAGCTGGTCGTCCTGACCAGCTCCTGA
- a CDS encoding VOC family protein: MTNDSEPRIQGAVLHVSDLEPATAFYTELLGLEVARRTADAVILATRAGAFSLALRQRPVRRVTDRTVQALVWRVASLDRLDRIEQQLAGLGAKSTRHVLAEDPTTLVSTWDPDGQRVVFVHHDGEEDVPQTIPPEVFWY, translated from the coding sequence ATGACCAACGACTCCGAGCCGCGCATCCAGGGCGCCGTCCTGCATGTCAGCGACCTCGAGCCGGCGACCGCGTTCTACACCGAGCTGCTGGGGCTCGAGGTCGCCCGCCGCACCGCTGACGCCGTCATCCTGGCGACCCGGGCCGGCGCCTTCTCGCTGGCGCTGCGCCAACGGCCGGTCCGCCGGGTCACCGACCGGACGGTGCAGGCGCTGGTCTGGCGGGTCGCGAGTCTCGACCGGCTGGACCGGATCGAGCAGCAACTCGCCGGCCTGGGCGCCAAGTCGACCCGGCACGTGCTCGCCGAGGACCCGACCACACTGGTCAGCACCTGGGACCCCGACGGGCAGCGGGTCGTCTTCGTCCACCACGACGGCGAGGAGGACGTGCCGCAGACGATTCCGCCCGAGGTGTTCTGGTACTGA
- a CDS encoding helix-turn-helix domain-containing protein gives MAEFEDHVAGIGALADDTRRELYLYVCAQPGPVGRDQAAAALELPRHQAKFHLDRLEEAGLLEAEYARLTGRTGPGAGRPAKLYRRAAERVAVSLPDRRYELAADLMARAISDAAATGAPVGEALTRVAREHGRRLAGAATTPKTTDPDHALHLAADTLSENGYEPRRQDHTVVLANCPFHPLAQTHTELVCGMNHALLAALADELAPGTLEARLDPAEGRCCVLLTAGRLTAGRRGPT, from the coding sequence GTGGCGGAGTTCGAGGATCACGTCGCCGGCATCGGCGCGCTGGCCGACGACACCCGGCGCGAGCTCTACCTCTACGTCTGCGCCCAGCCCGGCCCCGTCGGCCGCGACCAGGCCGCGGCGGCGCTGGAGCTCCCGCGTCACCAGGCCAAGTTCCACCTCGACCGGCTCGAGGAGGCCGGCCTGCTCGAGGCCGAGTACGCCCGGCTGACCGGCCGCACGGGCCCGGGCGCGGGCCGCCCGGCCAAGCTGTACCGGCGCGCCGCCGAGCGGGTCGCCGTCTCGCTGCCGGATCGCCGCTACGAGCTGGCGGCCGACCTCATGGCCCGCGCCATCAGCGACGCGGCCGCCACCGGCGCCCCCGTCGGCGAGGCCCTGACCCGCGTCGCCCGCGAGCACGGCCGCCGGCTGGCCGGCGCGGCCACCACGCCGAAGACCACGGACCCCGACCACGCGCTCCACCTGGCCGCCGACACGCTGAGCGAGAACGGCTACGAGCCGCGCCGCCAGGATCACACCGTCGTGCTGGCCAACTGCCCGTTCCACCCGCTCGCACAGACCCACACCGAGCTGGTCTGCGGCATGAACCACGCCCTGCTCGCCGCCCTGGCCGACGAACTCGCGCCCGGCACCCTCGAGGCCCGCCTCGACCCCGCCGAAGGACGCTGCTGCGTCCTGCTCACCGCAGGCCGGCTCACTGCAGGCCGGCGCGGACCGACGTGA
- a CDS encoding CoA-binding protein, which yields MTDLDLDLARYQDPLTIQRVLNGAKTIAIVGLSANELRASYFVGYYLQRHGYHVIPVNPRETTILGEKSYPSLRDVPEPIDIVNVFRAPDAVPGIATEAVAVGAKSMWCQFGVVSEEGARIADEGGLTVVMDRCLKVEHARYVGRMHWLGFNTQRITSVRAGLQ from the coding sequence ATGACGGACCTCGACCTCGACCTCGCGCGCTACCAGGACCCGCTGACCATCCAGCGGGTCCTGAACGGGGCCAAGACCATCGCGATCGTCGGCCTGTCCGCCAACGAGCTGCGGGCCAGCTACTTCGTCGGCTACTACCTGCAGCGCCACGGCTACCACGTCATCCCGGTGAACCCGCGCGAGACGACGATCCTGGGCGAGAAGAGCTACCCGAGCCTGCGCGACGTGCCGGAGCCGATCGACATCGTCAACGTCTTCCGCGCGCCCGACGCCGTGCCCGGCATCGCCACCGAAGCGGTCGCCGTCGGCGCCAAGTCGATGTGGTGCCAGTTCGGCGTCGTCAGCGAGGAGGGCGCGCGCATCGCCGACGAGGGCGGCCTGACGGTCGTCATGGACCGCTGCCTCAAGGTCGAGCACGCCCGCTACGTCGGGCGCATGCACTGGCTCGGGTTCAACACTCAGCGCATCACGTCGGTCCGCGCCGGCCTGCAGTGA
- a CDS encoding aminotransferase class I/II-fold pyridoxal phosphate-dependent enzyme → MTDRVEQDRTFGFETRQLHAGQRPDPNTGARAVPIFQTTSYVFEDPESAAAYFNLQEYGNTYSRIMNPTVAVFEERVANLEGGAGAVAFASGIAAQAAALFTLLEPGDHVVSSSALYGGTVNQLKHLLRKMNVELTWVDPDDVDAWRGAVRANTKAFFAETIGNPAGNVLDIEAVATVAHEYGLPLIVDNTFATPYLCRPIEWGADIVVHSATKFLGGHGTSIGGVVVEAGTFDWSNGRYPVVAEPSPAYHGLKFHETFGMYGYLMKLRAETLRDLGGAMSPFNAFLFLQGLETLSLRMERHVTNAAAVAAYLDAHELASNVTYAGLASSRYAPLVAKYLPGGAGAVFSFDCAGGRDGGQELIRGMSLWSHLANVGDAKSLVIHPASTTHRQLSDDELTAAGVAPGTVRLSVGTESVDDLIWDLEQGFTHVRKVATA, encoded by the coding sequence GTGACCGACCGCGTCGAACAGGACCGGACGTTCGGGTTCGAGACCCGGCAGCTGCACGCCGGGCAGCGGCCCGACCCCAACACCGGCGCCCGCGCCGTGCCGATCTTCCAGACCACGAGCTACGTGTTCGAGGACCCGGAGTCCGCGGCGGCCTACTTCAACCTGCAGGAGTACGGCAACACCTACTCCCGCATCATGAACCCCACCGTCGCGGTGTTCGAGGAGCGCGTCGCGAACCTCGAGGGCGGCGCCGGCGCCGTAGCGTTCGCCAGCGGCATCGCCGCGCAGGCCGCCGCGCTGTTCACGCTGCTCGAGCCCGGCGACCACGTCGTCTCGTCGTCGGCGCTCTACGGCGGCACGGTGAACCAGCTCAAGCACCTGCTGCGCAAGATGAACGTCGAGCTGACCTGGGTCGACCCCGACGACGTCGACGCCTGGCGCGGCGCCGTGCGGGCGAACACGAAGGCGTTCTTCGCCGAGACCATCGGCAACCCGGCCGGCAACGTGCTCGACATCGAGGCCGTCGCGACCGTCGCCCACGAGTACGGGCTGCCGTTGATCGTCGACAACACGTTCGCCACCCCGTACCTGTGCCGGCCCATCGAGTGGGGCGCCGACATCGTCGTCCACTCCGCCACCAAGTTCCTCGGCGGTCACGGCACCAGCATCGGCGGCGTCGTCGTCGAGGCCGGCACGTTCGACTGGTCGAACGGGCGCTATCCCGTGGTCGCGGAGCCGTCGCCGGCCTATCACGGCCTGAAGTTCCACGAGACCTTCGGCATGTACGGCTACCTCATGAAGCTGCGCGCCGAGACCCTGCGCGACCTCGGCGGCGCGATGTCGCCGTTCAACGCGTTCCTGTTCCTGCAGGGCCTCGAGACGCTGTCGCTGCGCATGGAGCGCCACGTCACCAACGCGGCGGCCGTCGCGGCCTACCTCGACGCGCACGAGCTGGCGTCCAACGTCACCTACGCCGGGCTCGCATCCAGCCGGTACGCGCCGCTGGTCGCGAAGTACCTGCCGGGCGGGGCGGGCGCGGTGTTCTCGTTCGACTGCGCCGGCGGCCGCGACGGGGGACAGGAGCTGATCCGCGGCATGTCGCTCTGGTCCCACCTGGCCAACGTCGGCGACGCGAAGAGCCTGGTCATCCACCCCGCCAGTACCACACACCGCCAGCTCAGCGACGACGAGCTGACGGCGGCCGGCGTGGCGCCGGGGACGGTGCGGCTGTCGGTCGGCACCGAGTCCGTCGACGACCTCATCTGGGACCTCGAACAGGGCTTCACGCACGTCCGGAAGGTGGCGACGGCATGA
- the metX gene encoding homoserine O-acetyltransferase MetX has protein sequence MTPASTLAAGSAGTVETHFVDLPAPVRLDSGGELHPVRVAYETYGTLAPARDNVILVCHALSGDAHAAGVSATAAAASTRDGFGADDRDGSAGKALGWWDGMIGPGKAFDTDRYFVVSTNLLGGCRGTTGPSSTDPATGEPYGPDFPVVTVADMVRTQRAFLDELGIERLAAVAGGSLGGMQALQWAVLYPDAVDAVVVIASTHALHPQGVAWNAIAREAIMRDPDWQGGRYHGTGRAPDAGMGVARMVGHITYLSAPALEDKFGRRLQFADDVRYTLTEPEFEVENYLRHQAETFVQRFDANTYLTMSRALTYFDLARQHGDGSLAAALAGVRARTLLIAFSSDWLYPPAASEELAGALTEQGLPAELHVIDAPYGHDCFLLEEARQTPIIQRFLEGQ, from the coding sequence ATGACGCCGGCTTCGACCCTCGCGGCCGGCTCGGCCGGCACCGTCGAGACCCACTTCGTCGACCTGCCGGCGCCCGTGCGGCTCGACTCCGGCGGCGAGCTGCACCCGGTGCGCGTCGCGTACGAGACCTACGGCACCCTGGCGCCGGCCCGCGACAACGTGATCCTCGTCTGTCACGCGCTCAGCGGCGACGCCCATGCGGCCGGAGTGTCGGCGACGGCGGCAGCTGCCAGCACGCGCGACGGCTTCGGGGCCGACGACCGCGACGGCTCGGCCGGCAAGGCACTGGGCTGGTGGGACGGCATGATCGGCCCGGGCAAGGCGTTCGACACCGACCGCTACTTCGTCGTCTCGACCAACCTGCTGGGCGGCTGCCGCGGCACGACGGGGCCGTCGTCCACGGACCCGGCGACGGGGGAGCCGTACGGCCCGGACTTCCCGGTCGTCACCGTCGCCGACATGGTGCGCACCCAGCGCGCGTTCCTCGACGAGCTCGGCATCGAGCGGCTGGCCGCGGTCGCGGGCGGCTCGCTCGGCGGCATGCAGGCGCTGCAGTGGGCGGTGCTGTACCCGGACGCCGTCGACGCCGTCGTGGTCATCGCCAGCACGCACGCGCTGCACCCGCAGGGCGTGGCCTGGAACGCCATCGCACGCGAGGCGATCATGCGCGACCCCGACTGGCAGGGCGGGCGCTACCACGGCACCGGCCGGGCACCCGACGCAGGCATGGGCGTGGCGCGCATGGTCGGGCACATCACCTATCTGTCCGCGCCGGCGCTCGAGGACAAGTTCGGCCGGCGGCTGCAGTTCGCCGACGACGTCCGCTACACGCTCACCGAGCCGGAGTTCGAGGTCGAGAACTACCTGCGCCACCAGGCCGAGACGTTCGTGCAGCGGTTCGACGCCAACACCTACCTGACCATGTCGCGGGCGCTCACCTACTTCGACCTCGCACGCCAGCACGGCGACGGCTCGCTGGCCGCGGCCCTGGCCGGGGTGCGGGCGCGCACGCTGCTCATCGCGTTCAGCTCCGACTGGCTCTACCCGCCGGCCGCGTCCGAGGAGCTGGCCGGCGCGCTCACCGAGCAGGGCCTGCCGGCCGAGCTGCACGTCATCGACGCGCCGTACGGCCACGACTGCTTCCTCCTCGAGGAAGCCCGGCAGACCCCGATCATCCAACGGTTCCTGGAGGGACAGTGA
- a CDS encoding OsmC family protein: MTIDNGVNVQALLDARDVLKGAPEAAQFTWRAQSTWSNGVHSQTRIQNFFGLGAEQTHKSEAVFDADHPEVFAAQDNGITPIEYLLVGLASCLTAGVASVAQNRGIQLRSVEATVEGNHDIRGILGADSDVRNGFNDVRVTFSIDADASQEEIEALVAQSQKRSAVFDALTNPTDVSVTVA, encoded by the coding sequence ATGACGATCGACAACGGGGTCAACGTGCAGGCGCTGCTCGACGCGCGCGACGTGCTGAAGGGCGCGCCCGAGGCCGCCCAGTTCACGTGGCGGGCGCAGTCGACGTGGAGCAACGGCGTGCACAGCCAGACGCGGATCCAGAACTTCTTCGGCCTCGGCGCCGAGCAGACGCACAAGAGCGAGGCGGTGTTCGACGCCGACCACCCCGAGGTCTTCGCCGCCCAGGACAACGGCATCACGCCCATCGAGTACCTGCTCGTCGGCCTGGCCAGCTGCCTCACCGCCGGCGTCGCCTCCGTCGCGCAGAACCGCGGCATCCAGCTGCGCTCCGTCGAGGCGACCGTCGAGGGCAACCACGACATCCGCGGCATCCTTGGCGCCGACAGCGACGTCCGCAACGGCTTCAACGACGTCCGGGTGACCTTCAGCATCGACGCCGACGCCTCCCAGGAGGAGATCGAGGCGCTGGTGGCGCAGTCGCAGAAGCGCTCCGCCGTCTTCGACGCGCTGACCAACCCCACGGACGTCTCCGTCACGGTCGCCTGA